TCGGAACTTGGTGTAGGTACTTATCTTGGTGAGCCAGATGATAAAACATCCAAAGAATACATAGAGGTCATAAAAGGAGCGCTGGCTAAAGGTGTGAATGTAGTAGACACCGCTATAGTTTACAGATACATGAAAAGCGAAAGAGACATAGGTAGCATTGTCAAAGAACTTGGAAAGGGATCCCTCGTTATATCTACAAAGGGAGGATACGTGCCTTACGATATAGATTCGGGTGCTGATCCGAAGGATTATTTTTATGAGAACTTCGTAAACACTGGCATCATAAAACTTGAGGAGATGACACCTCAAGGACATTACCTTTCGGCAAAATTTATTAATTGGTGTCTGGAAAAAAGCCTTGAAAATATGCGTACGGACCATGTGGATATATACTTTTTACACAATCCGGAAGAACAGCTAAGCTTTTTCAGTAGGGAAAGTTTTAACAGAAAGATAAGAGAGTGCTTTGAATACCTTGAATCTCAGGTTAAGGTAGGGAGAATAAGGTATTATGGGCTTGCCACCTGGAGCGGTTTTAGGGTAGCTCCAACAAGTAGGCAGTATCTCAATCTTTCGGAGCTTTTAAAGATAGCTGTGGATGTAGCTGGAGAGGATCACCACTTTAGATTTATACAGCTCCCTTATAATTTGGGTATGCCAGAAGCATTTACCTTAAAGAATCAAGAACTGAACGGTAAGAAACTTTCAAGCATAGAAGCTTGTAAGGAGCTTGGTTTATACGTTTATACAAGTGCGAGTATCTATCAAGGTAGAGTTATAGGTAGGGTACCGCAAGCCCTGAAGGAAAAACTGAAGGTAAGTTCTGACGTGCTTGCGTCTTTACAGTTTGTTCTCAGTACGCCTGGGGTAGGTACCGCCCTTGTTGGGATGAGCAAATTAAGACACCTTGAGGAAAACCTTGAAATAAGAAATTTTGAAAGACTCTCTCCGGAAGAGTTTTTTAGTCTATTTAAAGGATTTTCTCAATGAGGAGGTGACTTATAAAACCATTCGTAAAACCCTGTGATTACAAAACTTTTCTGTTGAGTCACCTTTAGAAGAGTGTCTTAATATAGGTAATTAAAAAAGGGAAAGAGGAGCATATGGAGAGGCAGGATTTTTTGGTCTTCATTGAGCAGACAGACAAATTTGCAGTTGGGATATTCCGTCAGTTCAGGATAGAGGAAAGAAGCGATAAAGTGATCCTGATCGCTCCCACAGAAGCCTATAAGAAGTGGGCTGTGGAGTACATAAAAAGTAGGGTATTCAATTACGGAAAGAGCATAGAGGTAAGAAGTGCAGAAGAAAAGGAGAGGGAAAACTATCCAAGTAACCTTATAGAAAGGTATAACTTTGATAACTTTGTGGTAGGAAAAGCTAACGAGTTAGTTTATAAAGTTTGTACAGAAGTGGGTCGCTATCCGGGGACCTCCTTCAATCCCCTTTTCATTTATGGGAACGTGGGGCTCGGTAAAACACACCTTTTACATGCTATAGGTAACATGGCAAAGGCTCACGGCTATAAGGTTATATACTCCCCTATAAGCGACTTTTCCGATGAGATGATAGCGTACTTAAAAAATGGGCAGATAGAAGCTTTCAGGGGAAAGTATTCAAGCGTTGATATACTGCTTCTTGACGATGTGCAGTTTTTAAGCGGAAAAGAGAGAACTCAAATAGAACTCTTCAGAATCTTTGAGAATATGTATTCAAAAGACAAGCAGATAGTTTTGGTAAGTGATAGACACCCCAAAGACTTAAAGGACATTTCTGATAGACTCATAAGCAGGTTTGAGGGTGGTCTCGTCATAGAGATAGGACTGGATGATGAAACGAAGCTTTCTATAATAAAGCAGAAGTTGATCCTTTACGGCATGCCTCTTGACGATAAAGTAATAAGATACATCTTTGAGAACACGGGCTACAACGTTAGGGAGATAGAAGGTGCCATAAGAACATTAAAGGTGGTGGGAATAAAAGAAAACCAAAAGGAAGAAAAGGGCAAAGATATACGTTTTGTGGTAGAGTTTACCGCAAAGCACTTTAAACTAAGACCGGAAGATATAAAAAAGGAGAGCAAAGAAAGGAGGATAATAAATGCAAGACAGATAGCCATGTATCTGTGTAAAGTAGTTTTGGGTGTATCTTACGTAGAAATAAGCAGGTACTTTGGCAAGAGAGACCACACTTCAGCCATATACTCGGTAAAAAAAGTGGAAGAGAAAATTAAAGAAGATAGGAAGTTCAGATACATGTTGACATTTCTTGAAAGACAGCTAAGAAAGGAAATGGAAACTTAAGCTATAATAAACTCAGGAGGCAGTGATCATGAGAGCTACATCCTTGCTCTTTGTAGTGAATCTGGCTTTAGCTCAGCCTATTATAAAACCGGACTTTGCCGATAGATTATTTCCTTACATAACGTACTCAAATGTTTGGTCAGGGACTCCCGCAACTCTCAAAAATGTTGCAGTTCCAAATGTCTTGATAG
This portion of the Hydrogenobacter sp. genome encodes:
- a CDS encoding chromosomal replication initiator protein DnaA, whose protein sequence is MERQDFLVFIEQTDKFAVGIFRQFRIEERSDKVILIAPTEAYKKWAVEYIKSRVFNYGKSIEVRSAEEKERENYPSNLIERYNFDNFVVGKANELVYKVCTEVGRYPGTSFNPLFIYGNVGLGKTHLLHAIGNMAKAHGYKVIYSPISDFSDEMIAYLKNGQIEAFRGKYSSVDILLLDDVQFLSGKERTQIELFRIFENMYSKDKQIVLVSDRHPKDLKDISDRLISRFEGGLVIEIGLDDETKLSIIKQKLILYGMPLDDKVIRYIFENTGYNVREIEGAIRTLKVVGIKENQKEEKGKDIRFVVEFTAKHFKLRPEDIKKESKERRIINARQIAMYLCKVVLGVSYVEISRYFGKRDHTSAIYSVKKVEEKIKEDRKFRYMLTFLERQLRKEMET
- a CDS encoding aldo/keto reductase: MKKHFLDFELSELGVGTYLGEPDDKTSKEYIEVIKGALAKGVNVVDTAIVYRYMKSERDIGSIVKELGKGSLVISTKGGYVPYDIDSGADPKDYFYENFVNTGIIKLEEMTPQGHYLSAKFINWCLEKSLENMRTDHVDIYFLHNPEEQLSFFSRESFNRKIRECFEYLESQVKVGRIRYYGLATWSGFRVAPTSRQYLNLSELLKIAVDVAGEDHHFRFIQLPYNLGMPEAFTLKNQELNGKKLSSIEACKELGLYVYTSASIYQGRVIGRVPQALKEKLKVSSDVLASLQFVLSTPGVGTALVGMSKLRHLEENLEIRNFERLSPEEFFSLFKGFSQ